In Festucalex cinctus isolate MCC-2025b chromosome 5, RoL_Fcin_1.0, whole genome shotgun sequence, a single genomic region encodes these proteins:
- the nsd3 gene encoding histone-lysine N-methyltransferase NSD3 isoform X2, whose translation MDFSFSFMQGIMGNTIQQPPQLIDSANIRQDGTCDTGSDPGEDGGPSYDAALDADFYPPSASEDLPHVSNGYPPGLGMYEPQSKFSMYSQFPNGSANGYGPIRSYAEHGLLMPGESTVLRGPGLQERPRSPVSPPLPTHHPHLHHHHHHHHLPHAHHFLSNTPHIQSHPQSPPPLPLPAQHHLPHTPHIMTHTLPPPPPLHLPSSSPPPSLVDSTPSSQPVQPSPSAPTGVLKKTSSPEIKLKIIKTYQNGKELFETALCGDLLQELQKESQKNEAAQVQRRHERKKEKRKKSAKLQLHIQEQSLEPVQSQAGTTGQTEDTHVQPQPREPPPDQTENPQKTVIQTEPKVPKVNQPSVIQETGFCKEFVIGDLVWSKVGTYPWWPCMVSSDPQMKVHTRINTRGHREYHVQFFGSVAERAWIHEKRIVIYQGKQQFDELQADTLRKTTNTVEKHKLLKPIPQRERAQWEVGVGHAEDAFLMTRQERIDNYTFIYVDPVPNEAPIAKKPVGRPEKRNRRSSGSANKKDDGGVKSPEREPPPRRQLPRRQCSISNADDNSSSNEKKNLRGDQSKSDSPKQDAGSDTGAKQDSPAPVRAWKTAAARKLLPLSITMKRLNVEITKCDWPLLQKKIAPSPKKEEEKTEEEEEAEEERVEGEGKQSDLGYCSPEENRAKPEPSPEEDEDVDDMEEEGEERRESPASRRSEEGGTQPASSPGSHHSSPHGSQERKLQRRSVRSRSESERGNDPVPKKKTKKEQAEMAPEATPRAGSQKGASEISDACKPLKKRSRASTDVEMASSQYRDTSDSDSRGLNDPQGLFGKSLDSPAAADADASDTQSVDSGLSRQDSNTGKRDTVCQICEVYGENLVVCEGDCNRQFHLECLGLTSLPEGRFTCLECRNGNHQCFSCKKASQEVTRCSVTGCGCYYHEDCVRKLPGTTSSTGGGFSCPQHSCATCCLERDLQRATKGRLMRCIRCPVAYHTGDSCVAAGSAILTHQIMICSSHGSTKKNGLLTSPINVGWCFLCARGLLVQDLTDTILSSYAYKSHYLLTESNRAELKLPMIPSPSSATKKNVGKGGKLLCCDSCPASFHPECLEMEMPEGSWSCSDCRAGKKPHYKQIVWVKLGNYRWWPAEICNPRLVPSNIQSLRHDIGDFPVFFFGSHDYYWINQGRVFPYVENDKNFVTGQININKTFKKALEEAARRFQELKAQRESREALEQERNSRKPPPYKFIKSNKPVGKVHMHVADLSEIPRCNCRPADEHPCSLDSQCLNRMLQYECHPQVCPAGDNCENQCFSKRLYAETEVIKTEGRGWGLRTKQALRKGDFVTEYVGEVIDSEECQQRIKRAHENHVTNFYMLTLTKDRVIDAGPKGNSSRFINHSCSPNCETQKWTVNGDVRIGLFALCDIEAGTEMTFNYNLHCVGNRRTSCHCGSDNCSGFLGVQPTSAVVQEKEEKARNAKLRQKKRKLRLEGKHTHEYFCFYCGEGGELVMCDRKECPKAYHLLCLNLTKPPYGRWECPWHDCSVCGSPASSLCDFCPRSFCQDHETGALTASSLEGRPCCSSHNPLSPLSSSPGSTKPPPTSSLSPVTVKEEPQGDDVAPSLPRSL comes from the exons ATGGATTTCTCCTTCTCTTTCATGCAAGGGATCATGGGAAATACAATTCAGCAACCCCCTCAGCTTATTGACTCAGCCAACATCAGACAGGACGGCACCTGCGACACCGGCAGTGACCCGGGCGAGGATGGCGGTCCCTCCTACGATGCGGCCCTGGATGCAGACTTCTACCCGCCCTCAGCGTCAGAGGACCTGCCGCACGTCTCCAACGGCTACCCGCCGGGTCTGGGCATGTACGAACCACAGTCCAAATTCTCCATGTACTCGCAGTTCCCCAACGGTTCGGCTAACGGCTACGGGCCCATACGCAGTTACGCGGAGCACGGCCTCCTCATGCCAGGGGAGAGCACTGTGCTAAGGGGCCCCGGTCTCCAGGAAAGACCCCGCTCTCCTGTTTCACCACCTCTGCCCACGCATCACCCGCACTtgcaccaccaccatcatcaccatcaccTCCCCCACGCTCATCACTTCCTATCAAACACGCCCCACATCCAAAGCCACCCGCAGAGCCCCCCGCCGCTGCCCCTGCCCGCCCAGCACCACCTTCCCCACACGCCTCACATCATGACCCACACactgcctcctcctccaccctTGCACCTGCCCTCATCCAGCCCTCCCCCCTCCCTGGTGGACAGTACACCCTCCTCGCAGCCTGTCCAGCCCTCTCCCAGCGCTCCCACAGGAGTGTTGAAGAAAACGAGCTCCCCTGAGATCAAGCTGAAGATCATCAAGACGTATCAGAATGGCAAAGAGTTGTTTGAAACGGCACTGTGTGGAGATTTGTTGCAAGAACTGCAG AAGGAATCTCAGAAGAACGAGGCGGCTCAGGTGCAGCGCCGAcacgagagaaagaaagagaagcgGAAAAAGAGCGCAAAGCTGCAGCTCCACATCCAGGAGCAAAGTTTGGAGCCTGTCCAAAGCCAGGCAGGTACCACGGGCCAGACGGAGGACACCCACGTCCAGCCGCAGCCAAGAGAGCCTCCGCCGGACCAGACGGAAAACCCTCAGAAGACCGTTATCCAAACTGAACCAAAG GTTCCGAAAGTCAATCAACCTTCGGTGATCCAAGAGACAGGATTCTGCAAAGAATTTGTCATTGGAGATCTCGTGTGGTCCAAGGTGGGCACCTACCCATGGTGGCCTTGCATGGTTTCATCCGACCCACAGATGAAGGTCCACACGCGCATCAACACTAGAG GTCATAGGGAGTACCACGTCCAGTTTTTTGGCAGCGTAGCAGAGCGAGCGTGGATCCACGAGAAGAGGATTGTTATATACCAGGGCAAGCAACAGTTTGACGAGCTCCAGGCGGACACGCTGCGCAAGACCACAAACACTGTGGAAAAACACAAA CTTCTGAAGCCTATCCCTCAGCGGGAGCGCGCTCAGTGGGAAGTCGGCGTGGGCCACGCGGAGGACGCCTTCCTGATGACCCGTCAGGAACGCATCGACAACTACACTTTCATTTACGTCGACCCGGTCCCCAACGAGGCCCCGATTGCCAAGAAACCAGTTGGCCGGCCCGAGAAGCGGAACCGGCGCTCCAGTGGCTCGGCCAATAAAAAGGACGACGGAGGAGTGAAGTCGCCCGAAAGAGAGCCGCCACCAAGGAGGCAGCTGCCACGTCGGCAGTGTAGTATTTCCAACGCGGACGACAACAGTAGCTCAAATGAGAAGAAGAACCTGAGGGGTGACCAGAGTAAGTCTGACTCCCCTAAACAGGACGCCGGTTCGGATACGGGAGCCAAGCAGGATTCTCCAGCGCCAGTCAGGGCGTGGAAAACTGCGGCAGCGAGAAAGCTGCTGCCTCTCTCCATTACCATGAAGAGGCTGAACGTGGAGATCACAAAGTGTGACTGGCCGCTCCTGCAGAAGAAAATCGCTCCCTCGCCGAAGAAAGAAGAGGAGAAGaccgaagaggaggaggaggcggaggaggagcgAGTGGAGGGAGAAGGCAAGCAGTCTGATCTGGGCTACTGTTCACCTGAG GAAAACAGAGCTAAACCCGAGCCCAGTCCCGAAGAAGACGAAGATGTGGACGATATGGAggaagaaggagaggagaggagagaatCTCCCGCCAGTCGGAGGAGCGAAGAAGGCGGAACGCAGCCCGCCTCCTCTCCTGGCTCTCACCACAGCAGCCCACATG GTTCTCAAGAGAGGAAGCTGCAGCGGCGGTCAGTCAGGAGCAGGTCTGAGTCCGAGAGAGGCAACGACCCCGTCCCgaaaaagaaaaccaaaaaGGAACAG GCGGAGATGGCGCCTGAGGCCACACCAAGGGCAGGTTCCCAGAAAG GAGCCAGTGAGATATCTGATGCCTGTAAACCGCTGAAGAAACGGAGTCGAGCGTCCACTGACGTGGAGATGGCGTCCTCTCAGTATCGAGACACGTCCGATTCAGACTCCAGAGGCCTCAACGATCCACAG GGTTTATTTGGGAAGAGTCTTGATAGTCCAGCAGCTGCAGATGCAGATGCCTCAGACACTCAGTCCGTGGACTCTGGCTTGTCTCGTCAGGATAGTAACACCGGGAAGAGGGACACCGTCTGCCAG ATTTGCGAGGTGTACGGTGAGAATTTGGTGGTGTGCGAAGGTGACTGCAACAGGCAGTTCCACCTCGAGTGTCTCGGTCTAACGTCCCTACCTGAAGGAAGGTTCACGTGCCTGGAATGTCGAAATG GCAATCACCAGTGTTTCAGCTGTAAGAAAGCAAGCCAGGAGGTGACACGTTGTTCGGTGACCGGATGCGGATGTTACTACCATGAGGATTGTGTACGTAAACTCCCAGGCACGACAAGCAGCACTGGCGGAGGCTTCAGCTGCCCTCAGCACAGCTGCGCCACCTGTTGTCTGGAGCGAGACCTGCAGCGAGCTACCAAAG GTCGCCTGATGCGTTGTATCCGCTGCCCGGTGGCGTATCACACAGGCGACAGCTGTGTGGCGGCGGGCAGCGCCATCCTCACACATCAAATCATGATCTGCAGCAGCCACGGCAGCACCAAGAAGAACGGCCTCCTCACTTCCCCCATCAACGTGGGCTGGTGCTTCCTGTGCGCCAGAG GGCTGTTAGTGCAAGACCTTACTGACACCATATTAAGTTCATATGCCTATAAGTCCCACTACCTTCTGACTGAGTCAAATCGTGCTGAGTTGAAATTACCTATGATTCCCTCTCCTTCGTCAGCTACCAAAAAGAATGTTGGGAAAG GAGGCAAGTTGCTGTGCTGCGACTCATGCCCGGCTTCCTTCCACCCGGAGTGTTTGGAGATGGAGATGCCTGAGGGGTCGTGGTCCTGCAGCGATTGTAGGGCTGGCAAGAAACCTCACTACAAGCAAATTGTCTGGGTCAAACTGGGAAACTACAG GTGGTGGCCGGCAGAGATCTGCAACCCTCGCTTGGTGCCGTCGAACATCCAAAGCCTTCGTCACGACATTGGCGACTTCCCCGTCTTTTTCTTTGGTTCCCATGACTACTACTGGATCAATCAGGGCCGTGTCTTCCCTTACGTTGAGAATGACAAAAACTTTGTGACGGGTCAGATCAACATCAACAAGACGTTCAAGAAAG CTCTGGAAGAAGCAGCCCGCAGGTTTCAGGAGCTCAAGGCCCAGAGGGAGAGCAGGGAGGCTTTAGAACAGGAGCGCAACTCTCGCAAACCGCCACCCTACAAATTCATCAAG TCCAACAAACCGGTAGGAAAAGTCCACATGCACGTTGCCGACTTGTCTGAAATCCCACGCTGCAACTGCCGACCTGCAGACGAGCACCCGTGCAGCCTGGACTCTCAGTGTCTCAACCGCATGCTGCAGTACGAGTGTCACCCTCAG GTATGTCCTGCAGGAGACAACTGCGAGAACCAGTGTTTCTCCAAGCGCCTGTATGCGGAGACGGAGGTGATAAAGACCGAGGGCCGTGGATGGGGCCTCCGAACCAAACAGGCTCTGAGGAAG GGTGACTTTGTGACTGAGTATGTTGGAGAAGTCATCGACTCGGAGGAGTGCCAGCAGCGAATTAAACGTGCCCATGAAAACCACGTCACCAACTTCTACATGCTAACTCTCACCAAG GATCGTGTGATCGACGCCGGTCCAAAAGGGAATTCTTCCCGGTTCATTAACCACAGCTGCAGCCCCAACTGTGAAACCCAAAAGTGGACGGTCAACGGCGATGTCCGCATTGGACTCTTCGCTCTCTGCGATATAGAGGCTG GCACTGAGATGACATTCAATTATAACCTGCACTGCGTGGGCAACAGGAGAACATCTTGCCACTGCGGATCAGACAACTGCTCGGGTTTCCTCGGCGTGCAGCCAACT AGTGCTGTGGTGCAGGAGAAAGAGGAGAAGGCCAGGAACGCCAAGCTGAGGCAAAAAAAGCGTAAACTGCGGCTGGAGGGCAAGCACACGCACGAGTACTTCTGCTTTTACTGCGGAGAGGGAGGAGAGCTGGTGATGTGCGACAGGAAGGAGTGTCCCAAGGCGTACCACCTGCTGTGTCTCAACCTCACCAAGCCGCCATATG GTCGTTGGGAGTGTCCCTGGCACGACTGCAGCGTCTGCGGCTCGCCGGCCTCGTCCCTCTGCGACTTCTGCCCTCGCTCCTTCTGCCAGGACCACGAGACGGGCGCGCTCACCGCCTCCTCGCTGGAGGGCCGCCCCTGTTGCTCCAGCCACAACCCCCTCAGTCCCCTGAGCTCCAGCCCCGGCTCAACGAAGCCGCCGCCCACTTCGTCTCTGAGCCCCGTCACGGTCAAAGAGGAACCGCAGGGAGACGACGTGGCGCCCTCGTTACCTCGTTCCCTGTGA
- the nsd3 gene encoding histone-lysine N-methyltransferase NSD3 isoform X1 yields MDFSFSFMQGIMGNTIQQPPQLIDSANIRQDGTCDTGSDPGEDGGPSYDAALDADFYPPSASEDLPHVSNGYPPGLGMYEPQSKFSMYSQFPNGSANGYGPIRSYAEHGLLMPGESTVLRGPGLQERPRSPVSPPLPTHHPHLHHHHHHHHLPHAHHFLSNTPHIQSHPQSPPPLPLPAQHHLPHTPHIMTHTLPPPPPLHLPSSSPPPSLVDSTPSSQPVQPSPSAPTGVLKKTSSPEIKLKIIKTYQNGKELFETALCGDLLQELQKESQKNEAAQVQRRHERKKEKRKKSAKLQLHIQEQSLEPVQSQAGTTGQTEDTHVQPQPREPPPDQTENPQKTVIQTEPKVPKVNQPSVIQETGFCKEFVIGDLVWSKVGTYPWWPCMVSSDPQMKVHTRINTRGHREYHVQFFGSVAERAWIHEKRIVIYQGKQQFDELQADTLRKTTNTVEKHKLLKPIPQRERAQWEVGVGHAEDAFLMTRQERIDNYTFIYVDPVPNEAPIAKKPVGRPEKRNRRSSGSANKKDDGGVKSPEREPPPRRQLPRRQCSISNADDNSSSNEKKNLRGDQSKSDSPKQDAGSDTGAKQDSPAPVRAWKTAAARKLLPLSITMKRLNVEITKCDWPLLQKKIAPSPKKEEEKTEEEEEAEEERVEGEGKQSDLGYCSPEQENRAKPEPSPEEDEDVDDMEEEGEERRESPASRRSEEGGTQPASSPGSHHSSPHGSQERKLQRRSVRSRSESERGNDPVPKKKTKKEQAEMAPEATPRAGSQKGASEISDACKPLKKRSRASTDVEMASSQYRDTSDSDSRGLNDPQGLFGKSLDSPAAADADASDTQSVDSGLSRQDSNTGKRDTVCQICEVYGENLVVCEGDCNRQFHLECLGLTSLPEGRFTCLECRNGNHQCFSCKKASQEVTRCSVTGCGCYYHEDCVRKLPGTTSSTGGGFSCPQHSCATCCLERDLQRATKGRLMRCIRCPVAYHTGDSCVAAGSAILTHQIMICSSHGSTKKNGLLTSPINVGWCFLCARGLLVQDLTDTILSSYAYKSHYLLTESNRAELKLPMIPSPSSATKKNVGKGGKLLCCDSCPASFHPECLEMEMPEGSWSCSDCRAGKKPHYKQIVWVKLGNYRWWPAEICNPRLVPSNIQSLRHDIGDFPVFFFGSHDYYWINQGRVFPYVENDKNFVTGQININKTFKKALEEAARRFQELKAQRESREALEQERNSRKPPPYKFIKSNKPVGKVHMHVADLSEIPRCNCRPADEHPCSLDSQCLNRMLQYECHPQVCPAGDNCENQCFSKRLYAETEVIKTEGRGWGLRTKQALRKGDFVTEYVGEVIDSEECQQRIKRAHENHVTNFYMLTLTKDRVIDAGPKGNSSRFINHSCSPNCETQKWTVNGDVRIGLFALCDIEAGTEMTFNYNLHCVGNRRTSCHCGSDNCSGFLGVQPTSAVVQEKEEKARNAKLRQKKRKLRLEGKHTHEYFCFYCGEGGELVMCDRKECPKAYHLLCLNLTKPPYGRWECPWHDCSVCGSPASSLCDFCPRSFCQDHETGALTASSLEGRPCCSSHNPLSPLSSSPGSTKPPPTSSLSPVTVKEEPQGDDVAPSLPRSL; encoded by the exons ATGGATTTCTCCTTCTCTTTCATGCAAGGGATCATGGGAAATACAATTCAGCAACCCCCTCAGCTTATTGACTCAGCCAACATCAGACAGGACGGCACCTGCGACACCGGCAGTGACCCGGGCGAGGATGGCGGTCCCTCCTACGATGCGGCCCTGGATGCAGACTTCTACCCGCCCTCAGCGTCAGAGGACCTGCCGCACGTCTCCAACGGCTACCCGCCGGGTCTGGGCATGTACGAACCACAGTCCAAATTCTCCATGTACTCGCAGTTCCCCAACGGTTCGGCTAACGGCTACGGGCCCATACGCAGTTACGCGGAGCACGGCCTCCTCATGCCAGGGGAGAGCACTGTGCTAAGGGGCCCCGGTCTCCAGGAAAGACCCCGCTCTCCTGTTTCACCACCTCTGCCCACGCATCACCCGCACTtgcaccaccaccatcatcaccatcaccTCCCCCACGCTCATCACTTCCTATCAAACACGCCCCACATCCAAAGCCACCCGCAGAGCCCCCCGCCGCTGCCCCTGCCCGCCCAGCACCACCTTCCCCACACGCCTCACATCATGACCCACACactgcctcctcctccaccctTGCACCTGCCCTCATCCAGCCCTCCCCCCTCCCTGGTGGACAGTACACCCTCCTCGCAGCCTGTCCAGCCCTCTCCCAGCGCTCCCACAGGAGTGTTGAAGAAAACGAGCTCCCCTGAGATCAAGCTGAAGATCATCAAGACGTATCAGAATGGCAAAGAGTTGTTTGAAACGGCACTGTGTGGAGATTTGTTGCAAGAACTGCAG AAGGAATCTCAGAAGAACGAGGCGGCTCAGGTGCAGCGCCGAcacgagagaaagaaagagaagcgGAAAAAGAGCGCAAAGCTGCAGCTCCACATCCAGGAGCAAAGTTTGGAGCCTGTCCAAAGCCAGGCAGGTACCACGGGCCAGACGGAGGACACCCACGTCCAGCCGCAGCCAAGAGAGCCTCCGCCGGACCAGACGGAAAACCCTCAGAAGACCGTTATCCAAACTGAACCAAAG GTTCCGAAAGTCAATCAACCTTCGGTGATCCAAGAGACAGGATTCTGCAAAGAATTTGTCATTGGAGATCTCGTGTGGTCCAAGGTGGGCACCTACCCATGGTGGCCTTGCATGGTTTCATCCGACCCACAGATGAAGGTCCACACGCGCATCAACACTAGAG GTCATAGGGAGTACCACGTCCAGTTTTTTGGCAGCGTAGCAGAGCGAGCGTGGATCCACGAGAAGAGGATTGTTATATACCAGGGCAAGCAACAGTTTGACGAGCTCCAGGCGGACACGCTGCGCAAGACCACAAACACTGTGGAAAAACACAAA CTTCTGAAGCCTATCCCTCAGCGGGAGCGCGCTCAGTGGGAAGTCGGCGTGGGCCACGCGGAGGACGCCTTCCTGATGACCCGTCAGGAACGCATCGACAACTACACTTTCATTTACGTCGACCCGGTCCCCAACGAGGCCCCGATTGCCAAGAAACCAGTTGGCCGGCCCGAGAAGCGGAACCGGCGCTCCAGTGGCTCGGCCAATAAAAAGGACGACGGAGGAGTGAAGTCGCCCGAAAGAGAGCCGCCACCAAGGAGGCAGCTGCCACGTCGGCAGTGTAGTATTTCCAACGCGGACGACAACAGTAGCTCAAATGAGAAGAAGAACCTGAGGGGTGACCAGAGTAAGTCTGACTCCCCTAAACAGGACGCCGGTTCGGATACGGGAGCCAAGCAGGATTCTCCAGCGCCAGTCAGGGCGTGGAAAACTGCGGCAGCGAGAAAGCTGCTGCCTCTCTCCATTACCATGAAGAGGCTGAACGTGGAGATCACAAAGTGTGACTGGCCGCTCCTGCAGAAGAAAATCGCTCCCTCGCCGAAGAAAGAAGAGGAGAAGaccgaagaggaggaggaggcggaggaggagcgAGTGGAGGGAGAAGGCAAGCAGTCTGATCTGGGCTACTGTTCACCTGAG cAGGAAAACAGAGCTAAACCCGAGCCCAGTCCCGAAGAAGACGAAGATGTGGACGATATGGAggaagaaggagaggagaggagagaatCTCCCGCCAGTCGGAGGAGCGAAGAAGGCGGAACGCAGCCCGCCTCCTCTCCTGGCTCTCACCACAGCAGCCCACATG GTTCTCAAGAGAGGAAGCTGCAGCGGCGGTCAGTCAGGAGCAGGTCTGAGTCCGAGAGAGGCAACGACCCCGTCCCgaaaaagaaaaccaaaaaGGAACAG GCGGAGATGGCGCCTGAGGCCACACCAAGGGCAGGTTCCCAGAAAG GAGCCAGTGAGATATCTGATGCCTGTAAACCGCTGAAGAAACGGAGTCGAGCGTCCACTGACGTGGAGATGGCGTCCTCTCAGTATCGAGACACGTCCGATTCAGACTCCAGAGGCCTCAACGATCCACAG GGTTTATTTGGGAAGAGTCTTGATAGTCCAGCAGCTGCAGATGCAGATGCCTCAGACACTCAGTCCGTGGACTCTGGCTTGTCTCGTCAGGATAGTAACACCGGGAAGAGGGACACCGTCTGCCAG ATTTGCGAGGTGTACGGTGAGAATTTGGTGGTGTGCGAAGGTGACTGCAACAGGCAGTTCCACCTCGAGTGTCTCGGTCTAACGTCCCTACCTGAAGGAAGGTTCACGTGCCTGGAATGTCGAAATG GCAATCACCAGTGTTTCAGCTGTAAGAAAGCAAGCCAGGAGGTGACACGTTGTTCGGTGACCGGATGCGGATGTTACTACCATGAGGATTGTGTACGTAAACTCCCAGGCACGACAAGCAGCACTGGCGGAGGCTTCAGCTGCCCTCAGCACAGCTGCGCCACCTGTTGTCTGGAGCGAGACCTGCAGCGAGCTACCAAAG GTCGCCTGATGCGTTGTATCCGCTGCCCGGTGGCGTATCACACAGGCGACAGCTGTGTGGCGGCGGGCAGCGCCATCCTCACACATCAAATCATGATCTGCAGCAGCCACGGCAGCACCAAGAAGAACGGCCTCCTCACTTCCCCCATCAACGTGGGCTGGTGCTTCCTGTGCGCCAGAG GGCTGTTAGTGCAAGACCTTACTGACACCATATTAAGTTCATATGCCTATAAGTCCCACTACCTTCTGACTGAGTCAAATCGTGCTGAGTTGAAATTACCTATGATTCCCTCTCCTTCGTCAGCTACCAAAAAGAATGTTGGGAAAG GAGGCAAGTTGCTGTGCTGCGACTCATGCCCGGCTTCCTTCCACCCGGAGTGTTTGGAGATGGAGATGCCTGAGGGGTCGTGGTCCTGCAGCGATTGTAGGGCTGGCAAGAAACCTCACTACAAGCAAATTGTCTGGGTCAAACTGGGAAACTACAG GTGGTGGCCGGCAGAGATCTGCAACCCTCGCTTGGTGCCGTCGAACATCCAAAGCCTTCGTCACGACATTGGCGACTTCCCCGTCTTTTTCTTTGGTTCCCATGACTACTACTGGATCAATCAGGGCCGTGTCTTCCCTTACGTTGAGAATGACAAAAACTTTGTGACGGGTCAGATCAACATCAACAAGACGTTCAAGAAAG CTCTGGAAGAAGCAGCCCGCAGGTTTCAGGAGCTCAAGGCCCAGAGGGAGAGCAGGGAGGCTTTAGAACAGGAGCGCAACTCTCGCAAACCGCCACCCTACAAATTCATCAAG TCCAACAAACCGGTAGGAAAAGTCCACATGCACGTTGCCGACTTGTCTGAAATCCCACGCTGCAACTGCCGACCTGCAGACGAGCACCCGTGCAGCCTGGACTCTCAGTGTCTCAACCGCATGCTGCAGTACGAGTGTCACCCTCAG GTATGTCCTGCAGGAGACAACTGCGAGAACCAGTGTTTCTCCAAGCGCCTGTATGCGGAGACGGAGGTGATAAAGACCGAGGGCCGTGGATGGGGCCTCCGAACCAAACAGGCTCTGAGGAAG GGTGACTTTGTGACTGAGTATGTTGGAGAAGTCATCGACTCGGAGGAGTGCCAGCAGCGAATTAAACGTGCCCATGAAAACCACGTCACCAACTTCTACATGCTAACTCTCACCAAG GATCGTGTGATCGACGCCGGTCCAAAAGGGAATTCTTCCCGGTTCATTAACCACAGCTGCAGCCCCAACTGTGAAACCCAAAAGTGGACGGTCAACGGCGATGTCCGCATTGGACTCTTCGCTCTCTGCGATATAGAGGCTG GCACTGAGATGACATTCAATTATAACCTGCACTGCGTGGGCAACAGGAGAACATCTTGCCACTGCGGATCAGACAACTGCTCGGGTTTCCTCGGCGTGCAGCCAACT AGTGCTGTGGTGCAGGAGAAAGAGGAGAAGGCCAGGAACGCCAAGCTGAGGCAAAAAAAGCGTAAACTGCGGCTGGAGGGCAAGCACACGCACGAGTACTTCTGCTTTTACTGCGGAGAGGGAGGAGAGCTGGTGATGTGCGACAGGAAGGAGTGTCCCAAGGCGTACCACCTGCTGTGTCTCAACCTCACCAAGCCGCCATATG GTCGTTGGGAGTGTCCCTGGCACGACTGCAGCGTCTGCGGCTCGCCGGCCTCGTCCCTCTGCGACTTCTGCCCTCGCTCCTTCTGCCAGGACCACGAGACGGGCGCGCTCACCGCCTCCTCGCTGGAGGGCCGCCCCTGTTGCTCCAGCCACAACCCCCTCAGTCCCCTGAGCTCCAGCCCCGGCTCAACGAAGCCGCCGCCCACTTCGTCTCTGAGCCCCGTCACGGTCAAAGAGGAACCGCAGGGAGACGACGTGGCGCCCTCGTTACCTCGTTCCCTGTGA